Genomic DNA from Prunus persica cultivar Lovell chromosome G1, Prunus_persica_NCBIv2, whole genome shotgun sequence:
TACGTGCGTGCCGCACAATTTCCTCAGGTATTCAGCATAGAGGTGAATCGGCACCATGAAATACCGAAAGTTCACTGGGAACCAATCACATTTTgcaaagaggaggaagagggagTCCTCAATCCCCACGACGACCCGATGATCATCCGAGCAGAAATTGCCGACTACGATGTAGGACGGGTACTGATCGATACCAGAAGCTCCGTGAGCGTGATTTTTGCCGAAGCCTTCCGAGAAATGGGAATAAACGACAGCCAGGTCAACCGGCAATTGACCCCTCTATTAAGTTTCTCTGGGGATCTGGTCCAACCAGTCGGTAGTGTAAAACTGCCAATTACCTTCGACACCGCACCAAGAAAAATAACGGTATACGATCATTTCCTGATCGTTGATTGCCCGACAGCGTACAGCGTTATAGTTGGACGAACGGCACTCACCAGGGTCAAGGCACATCTTTCCCCCAACATGCTATTGATGAAGTTCCCGACCCCCAACGGCACAGGGGCTGTCCGGGGAAATCAGTTAAGCGCGCGGACTTGCTACGCCACGGCCCTCAAGTCAACCTCTTTTAAACTCTCCGACGAGACCATGTCTGTACAAGGAGTACCGAACGGTACAGGACCAGTTGACGACCCAAGAGATGAGTCCCCGACTCCTCACACACAACCTGTCGAAGAACTGGAGACGATAACCTTGAACGAAGAGCAGCCCGATCGTCGGGTTAGAATCGGCACCAGACTCACCCCTGCCCTCCGAACGCAGTTCATAGACTTCTTACGGCACCATTCGGAAGTGTTCGCGTGGTCCTACGAAGATATGCCCGGCATAGACCCTGAGATCATCAGCCATAAACTCAGCATTTCCCCCGCTTATAAGCCTGTAAGACATAAGCGCCGTTCGTATGATGCCGAACGATACGGAGCCATGCGCACAGAGGTTGACAAACTTCAAACTATCGGCTTCATCAGGGAGGCTACATATCCAGTATGGTTGACAAATTCGGTAATGGTCCGAAAAGCCACAAGCGGGTGGCGAATGTGCCAAGACTATACCAATCTGAACAAGGCTTGCCCGAAGGACAGCTTTTCGTTGCCAAGGATAGACCAGCTCGTGGACGCCACCGCCGGACACGAACTGCTCAGCTTCATAGACGCCTATTCGGGATACAATCAGATATTCATGCACCCTTCCGACAGCGAACACACCGCCTTCATAACGGACAGGGGGTTATACTGTTACAATGTCATGCCGTTCGGCCTAAAGAACGCGGGGGCAACGTATCAGAGGCTTGTCAACAGAATTTTCGCCAAGTACATCGGGAGCATCATGGAGGTTTACGTCGATGACATGTTGGTAAAGAGCAAAACCGCCGAAGGCCACCTGCACAATTTATCGATCATGTTCGGCATACTAAAAGACTACCGGATGAGACTCAACCCGATGAAATGCGCCTTCGGTGTGTCCTCCGGAAAATTCCTCGATTTCATGATCAGTCAGAGGGGGATCGAAGCGAATCCCGAAAAGATAAAGGCAATAATCGACATGGAGAGACCGAAGACGACAAAAGACATTCAGAGCCTTACCGGACGCGTAGCCGCTTTGACCCGCTTCATATCGAAGGCTACTGACAAATGCGTACCGTTCTTCAAAGCCTTGAAAGGGGGCAAACAGAATATCATATGGACTGCCGAATGTGACAAAGCGTTTCAAGACTTAAAGGACTACATGGGCAAAGCACCCCTTTTATCAAAACCACTACCTGGGGAGATTCTCTCCCTATACCTTTCGGTATCTAGCACTGCCGTCAGTTCGATATTGATTCGAAAACCGGAAAAAGCAGAGCTACCGATTTTCTATGTCAGTAAGGCACTCCAAAGTGCTGAACTTCGGTATCCCCCATTAGAACAGCTTGCACTAGCCCTTGTGGTCTCGGCACGAAGACTTCGGCCATACTTTCAAGCGCACGGAATCAAAGTCCTGACTAACCAACCGCTCCGGTAAGTGCTCCTAAAACCAGAGACTTCTGGCCGATTGATCAAATGGGCGATCGAACTCGGAGAATTCGACATACAGTTCATTCTAAGGCCCGCCGAAAAGGGTCAGGCTATTTCCGATTTCATCTCCGAACTCACCCCATCAATAGCACAGCCGACACCCGAGCCGGTAATCGAGACCGGATTGCCGGAGGAACTGGACGCCGAACACTTTGATGTCTCAACTCCCGTATGGATTCTGCACGTTGACGGCTCGGCAAACCAACAAGGGTGCGGAGCAGGCTTGGTACTGACAACACCGGACGGACTCAAGATCGAGTACGCCCTCCGATTCGACTTCCGAACCTCCAACAATGAAGCGGAATATGAAGCTCTCTTGGCCGGCCTTCGGTTAGCCAAGAGCATGAATGCCAAACAAATCAGAATTCACAGTGACTCCCAGCTCATTGTGAACCAGGTAACGGCAGACTTCGCGGCCAGAGACGCCTCCATGCACGCCTACCTTTCGTCTACCCATCAGCTGCTCCAAAGCTTCCGAGCCTACGAGATCAAGCAGATCCCCAGAACCGAAAACAGCCATGCCGATGCATTGGCACGTCTGGCTTCGGCAATCAACGACAAAATCGGAAGAAAGGTGCCAGTAGAAATTCTTGCCCAACCGAGCACGGTAGCCTTCGAAACATGTACCGTACGGTACGAAGATACATGGATGTCTCCTATCTACTCGTACCTGACCAATGGCACCCTTCCAGAAGACAAGGCCCGGGCCCGAAAGCTTAGGTACTGATCAGCAAGGTACACCGTCATCAACGACGTCCTTTACAAGCGTGGCTACACCACTCCATATCTCAAGTGCCTTATGGCAAAACAGGGGGACTACATCCTTCGGAAGATCCATAATGGTGTGTGCGGCGACCATTCCGGGTCCCGGTCACTCGCCCACAAAGCCTTTCGGCAAGGATACTTTTGGCCGACCATGCACCAGGACGCTAATTCGCTAGTGAAAAAGTGTGATAAATGCCAGCGCTTCGGTAACATACAACATATCCCTGCCGAACCCCTGACACCGATCGTGAGTCCTTGGCCTTTCGCACAATGGGGACTAGACCTGATCGGTCCGATGCCGCAAGGTAAAGGCCAGGTAAAATACGCAGTGGTTGCCGTcgactacttcaccaaatgggtagaAGCCGAACCTTTGGCAACCATAACGGCGGCAAAGATGGAGGATTTCGTCTGGACTCACATTTGTTGCAGATTCGGTATCCCATATGCAATCATTACCGATAACGGCAGGCAGTTCGATTCGGAACTTTTCAGGCAATTTTTTCACCCGCCTGAAAATCAACTTGTTTTTCGCATCACCGGCCCATCCCCAGTCAAACGGTCAAGTCaaagcaataaacaaaatcatcaagaaactACTGAAACGGCAGCTGGACAAGGCCAAATGAGCTTGGCCGGAAAAGCTTCCCGAAGCACTCTGGGCCATTCGGACATCTTACCAAACGTCCACGGGAGAgacctctttctctttggcttTCGGTTCGGAAGCCATGGTGCCTGTGGAAATTGGCAGGAACTTCCTACCGAACGGAAACCTTCGCACCGAAGCCGAATGAAGAAGCACTTTCTCTAAGCCTCGATCTTCTTGAAGAGCACCGGGCACATGCCAACCTTCGGAATGAAGCCTACAAGCAACGTGTCTCTCGGTATTACGACTCCAGGGTCAGACACTGCTCATTCCGAATCGGAGACTGGGTCATGCGGAAGGTATCCCTAGCAACCAAGGATGCTACGGAAGGGACTCTCGGACCTTCCTGGGAAGGACCCTATGAGATCATCGGTATCCTTCGATCGGGAACCTACCGCCTAAGAGACTCCAACGGCAAGACCCTCGGTCATCCTTGGAACATGGAACATCTCAAATACTATTTCAAGTAACCTAGCCTACGGTAGGACAAAGTTGTAACCGATTGGAATGTATTTGCCCTTCGGCAGAGATTAATAGAAAGTCTTCGGCACTATTACTTCAGAACCTCTTTTTAAATCTCTACTAGCCCACGGCTGCCAATAATTTCGAGTTAACGTTCTATGGCATCTTTATTAGCCTACGGCAATAAATGGTTTTCGAGGTTTTTACCCTACAGATTCCATCGGCATCTTTATTAGCCTACGGCAATAAATGACTTTCGGCGACAATACGTTCGACAATTTAAACACATGTTCAGATTGTTGAAACAGAtgataaaaacaataataaacttTTAAATTAAGGATGCCCTTGGCACCAATACGTTCAGAGTACATAAAAGTTTACAAACTCAAATTTAAGAGGCCCTCAGGCTTCGTCGCCGGCAGCAGCCTTGGCAGAACCAGAGCCTTCGGCGGCGTCCTCCCCCTCGTACTCCTCGATCATTTCCTCAGTTATCCCTTCCGGTAGAGGAGGAGGATCAGCGATGAAGTTCAGATTCAGCTTCTTCCCGGGGTTGTACCGTTTGAACCGATACAACAGGTCCGTCATCTCTGAGCCCACTTCCTTATCCAGGAGACGAGCGGTACCCCCGGATAGCTGACCGAACGGCAGCCTCGATCTCCGCAGCCTTGGCCCGCTCCGACTCCTCCAAGGCCACCTGCACCGCCCCTTTGGCAGCCTCGGCATCCTTCGCTGCCGCCAGCGCTGCCTCCAGGAGACCcttcatctcctccaccttcGCCTCCGAAGCGAGAACCTGCCGTTCGGCAGACTTTTTCTCCTTCAGCAGATGGGCATGGTCCTGGAGCGCTTTGCCAGCCTCGGCAACCTTGGCCCTGCCGTCCTCGTACGCCTTCTTGGCGCGCTCGGCAGCAGCAATGGCCCGCTTGACGCAGAGCCACATGTCCATGGACGCCTGCACAAAACAAAGTCAGAAGCATGCCCcacatacaaaaaaaaagggacgaaggaagaaagaaaatcttaCCGAGGCCTGAAGCCGGAAGGTGCGTCCAGCCTCCTCCCGAAGAAGCTTCTTCGGTAGTTCGTCGATCTCCGAAAGCTCCATCTGGGAACCGAGGATCATATGGTTGACGAACTGGACCGTCTTCGCGGGGCAGGCGATGGTGACAGCTTCGGAAGGACCGTCCTCGTCCTCCACCGCAAGGATAGCCCTTGGGACCTCCGATTGGCGAGGGCGTTTGGGGACTGGCTCGGCTTCCAGATCGACTGTCTCCGGCCGCTTGCCGGCAGTCTTGGAAGCGGCGGCCTCGGTATCCCGATGCCTCTGTCGAGCTGCCGGATCCTACTCTACTTGGGACTTGGCTGCTTGAGTTTACCTGtcagaagaaggaaaattagtaaaataaagcagtgaaaaagaagagagaagagaagccgGCCTATCAATCGGTATTTCGGGAACCTACCGGCAATCTGAAATGTCGTGGGGACTGAGAAGCGAAGGGGTGTTCCCGATGGCGATTTCCAATCGCCGGAGAGTAGCACCCGCCGATTCCTCCACGACTTTTGAGAAGTCGGCACCGAGCTGATGAAGTGCCCCCGCTCGAAAGCCTTCAGGCAGTTCGCCTGAACCcagccgccgtgatcggcgcTCTTGGACTTGGTAATGCTGTATAAGTACGAGAACTACTCGTAGGAAGGCTCCCCCTCCTCGGCAATCCCGAATGCAGCAACTACCCCCATCAAGGTCACCCAGAAGTTGGGGTTGTACTAGTCAGGAGCGTACCCGATCTGGGCAAGTATCTTCTGCACGGCAGGTTGCAACAACAACCGAACCCCTTGCAGAAGAACATCGGTGAAGAAGGTCACTTCGCCGTTCGCTGGGTCGCTGAGGGACTCGACAAGGCTCGGTATCCTCATCTTCACCGAGTCTGAAATGAGGTACTCGGCCCTAATCCTCTCCAGCTCTCGTTCGGTGATCTTGTTGGGCTCCAAGTAGTCGACCCCGAACAAAGTCTTCTTCGGCACACCCACCGGTATCCTAGGTAGCTCTCGGTGGATGATCGTCACCCTCGGCCGAGAGGGACCGGCAATGCCCTCACCACGACCGGAGGTGGAGGCCTCCGGCTGACGCTCAAAAGGACCGACGCGGGTACCGTCCTTATAAACCACGGCCAAGGGAAGCAGTTGCCCCGTCATAAACCCCTTGCCGATGCCATGGGTGGGAACGGAGTTCACCTCCTCACCGAATAACTCAACATCGGTGTCTTCTCCACCCTCAACATCGAGGCTCGCAGCCCCGCTGGATATGTCCCAGTTCGATGACTCCCCATCGAACGCGTTGGGCTCACTGCTGAACGGCGACTCGCTATCGGAcatctacaaaacaaagaaagggaaGCTAAGGCCCGTGCCACAAACTACCCTACCGATGCCTACATCGCTACCTATGGCCACTAGACTACCGAAGAAAAATCTTATTTTACGTTCGGCTAGCCTACGCCATGAAAAGACGTGCAATTAAAAAGGAGAGTATTTTAGGGGGTACCGAACGGTATCTTACCTTGAGTAGTGTGGGATGAGTTGATCACCGACCACAGACTTCGGAAATCGCCCTGTATGCCGAGAACCGCTGTAAAAATCGCCTTGATTGTCGTTCATTCTCTTCAGAAATCTCCCGCACAGAGCTCTCGCGTCAATTCACAATTGCAAAGTGAGCCTTACGTCCGGAGCAacctctatttatagggagagaGCTGTAACAGTATGTCTCGGAAGACTAAACGGCTCTTTAATGCGCCGTCAGACGTGCTTTTGCTGGCCACGTGTCACCCGACGAATGGCGCCGCCGACTGCACGCCAGGCACGGAAGACGAAGCATCACTCTGCCCTCTCGCCTCTCAGCATCGACGACCCCTCGGGTCCCAGGTCAGTCTCTCCCGAACGATATCTTCCGAAAGGATCGACACAAGCATCCTTTCCTCCCCCCAAACGAGCCTACCGAACGGCAGGGTAACCTCCGAACTGCCCTAGAGAACTAAATTCCCTTCCGAAGGACCTTCGGaagagaac
This window encodes:
- the LOC109947629 gene encoding uncharacterized protein LOC109947629; translation: MSNRSMKQYVRAAQFPQVFSIEVNRHHEIPKVHWEPITFCKEEEEGVLNPHDDPMIIRAEIADYDVGRVLIDTRSSVSVIFAEAFREMGINDSQVNRQLTPLLSFSGDLVQPVGSVKLPITFDTAPRKITVYDHFLIVDCPTAYSVIVGRTALTRVKAHLSPNMLLMKFPTPNGTGAVRGNQLSARTCYATALKSTSFKLSDETMSVQGVPNGTGPVDDPRDESPTPHTQPVEELETITLNEEQPDRRVRIGTRLTPALRTQFIDFLRHHSEVFAWSYEDMPGIDPEIISHKLSISPAYKPVRHKRRSYDAERYGAMRTEVDKLQTIGFIREATYPVWLTNSVMVRKATSGWRMCQDYTNLNKACPKDSFSLPRIDQLVDATAGHELLSFIDAYSGYNQIFMHPSDSEHTAFITDRGLYCYNVMPFGLKNAGATYQRLVNRIFAKYIGSIMEVYVDDMLVKSKTAEGHLHNLSIMFGILKDYRMRLNPMKCAFGVSSGKFLDFMISQRGIEANPEKIKAIIDMERPKTTKDIQSLTGRVAALTRFISKATDKCVPFFKALKGGKQNIIWTAECDKAFQDLKDYMGKAPLLSKPLPGEILSLYLSVSSTAVSSILIRKPEKAELPIFYVSKALQSAELRYPPLEQLALALVVSARRLRPYFQAHGIKVLTNQPLRPAEKGQAISDFISELTPSIAQPTPEPVIETGLPEELDAEHFDVSTPVWILHVDGSANQQGCGAGLVLTTPDGLKIEYALRFDFRTSNNEAEYEALLAGLRLAKSMNAKQIRIHSDSQLIVNQVTADFAARDASMHAYLSSTHQLLQSFRAYEIKQIPRTENSHADALARLASAINDKIGRKVPVEILAQPSTVAFETCTVRYEDTWMSPIYSYLTNGTLPEDKARARKLRY